One region of Oreochromis aureus strain Israel breed Guangdong linkage group 19, ZZ_aureus, whole genome shotgun sequence genomic DNA includes:
- the LOC116318142 gene encoding afadin: protein MPEEDERDKLGKVIRQWNNNRLDLFEISQPDENLEFHGVMRFYFEDAAEGNVATKCLRVCSNSVTREIIDTLSEKFRPDMKMLTTSYALYEIHNNREECKLDLNERPLVVQLNWNSDNREGRFVLKKDKDSVEEKFEEKEKGGLIQNFKRTLSRKGKKKERNSNTDDKASEDENGPAESPLNNDSICLSNLEAQKYCTEKKRPERQAAADQAGLPIGVRFSDNFAEPFLSAVINYTNSSTVHFKLSPAYILYAACRFALQRRYGQDSRPSEHADSVTSISNKMVSMTGKVIQRQQTIGGALAFWMANSSELLNFLKHDQDLSPLTQQSQLDLSHLVHKAYSCLLQCLQNELRKHLPTFLIDPEQYGSLPAGIGAEMVLNTLMNTMSLLRRCQVNPALTIQLFSQLFHYISIWLFNQLMSPEASTPGLRSHYWGAALRQRLTTIEAWAERQGLELAADCHLGHIIQATILLTMNKYSMQDAKDIQTTCFKLNSLQLHMLLAGYLYATNEPHIPPDLIDAVVTAAEASADNLIRSEGRDIQLEESLDLHLPFLLPEGGYSCDTVRGIPQGFREFLEPMCQKGLCSLTPQPNSKGDWTIYFSESAPSVDHTYLAGHRQPEIMTITLNKPLNSGMGVSIVAAKGAGQRNLGIYIKSIVKGGPAEMNGQLTAGDQLLSVDGQSLVGLSQERAAAIMMQTGPIVTLQVAKFAASYHGLEALLRESTPEKTTGDRDHAKPNNKACIKYSTEDHSPSEQLHGGSRRKKEQIMQRNRQLYRSNPNMAADFCLEDGDKLVDPFTGNSTASVATMNLCSDKFHWEYMTLPNPRSQDRNVSEPSKPQQTFQVSLKPLPGQSSNRSLNVMRQALSQENLCTDSGGPLLDKSQSKWTQKDQGAKRTENYCTSFPIRSCLSTHDILSDNSSPTNQHQVSRVSCAGVWRTPFSQHSTSTPSIQPIRIDIPLTRAVSHQSNPPLTTFQQSSSSLAVKMSQTLQINGHKQNPQSQASITYACPVSPTKKLLQPSLSSQKFNTHKDQVAKPQVSITPTKHVSFQEPPCQQKKSTGPMKQKDPLEMSDPWKREAQEKLEKQQRLEAVEFLQQEMQELQAKAKRTAEENNRLRKLNLEWQFQKRLQEIQQRGDDEDEDKDLDMMVMIQQLEKSMSQTKNNTRSSGGKDKTEKQVGTHLSKKEDEEKRAQRLSGLAHDVHQAASKENQEEKMKRASAPEKLTFKQRQRLFSLASSS, encoded by the exons ATGCCTGAAGAGGATGAACGAGATAAGTTAGGCAAAGtcatcagacagtggaacaataACAGACTGGACCTGTTTGAAATTAGCCAACCCGACGAG AATCTAGAATTTCATGGCGTGATGCGCTTCTACTTCGAGGATGCTGCTGAAGGCAACGTGGCCACGAAGTGTCTGCGCGTCTGCAGCAACTCAGTGACTCGTGAGATCATTGACACGCTGTCAGAGAAATTCAGGCCCGACATGAAAATGCTGACTACTAGTTATGCCCTGTATGAAATCCACAACAATAGGG AAGAATGCAAGCTGGATCTGAATGAGAGACCTTTAGTTGTGCAATTAAACTGGAACTCAGACAACAGAGAAGGACGCTTTGTGCTCAAGAAAGACAAGGACAGTGTGGAG GAAAAGTTtgaggagaaagagaaaggaggCTTGAtacaaaactttaagaggacgctgtcaagaaaaggaaagaagaaagagaggaacAGCAACACAGATGACAAAGCTTCAGAGGATGAGAATGG GCCAGCTGAAAGTCCACTCAACAATGACAGCATTTGCTTGTCTAACCTTGAAGcacaaaaatattgcacagaaaagaaaagaccagagaggcaggctgctgcag ATCAAGCTGGATTACCGATTGGCGTTCGGTTCTCTGATAACT TTGCAGAGCCCTTCCTGTCTGCAGTTATAAATTACACCAACAGCTCCACAGTTCACTTCAAGCTCTCGCCTGCATACATCCTCTACGCCGCGTGCCGGTTTGCTCTACAGCGCCGGTACGGTCAAGACTCTCGACCCTCAGAGCACGCAGACAGCGTAACCTCGATCAGTAACAAAATGGTCTCGATGACAGGGAAGGTCATCCAG AGGCAGCAGACCATTGGCGGGGCTCTCGCCTTCTGGATGGCCAACTCCTCTGAGCTGCTAAACTTCCTCAAGCATGACCAAGACCTCAGTCCACTGACACAGCAGAGCCAGCTGGACCTGTCCCACCTGGTGCACAAAGCCTACAG TTGTCTGCTACAGTGTCTGCAGAATGAGCTGAGGAAACATTTGCCAACCTTTCTGATTGATCCTGAGCAATATGGTTCGCTGCCAGCTGGTATAGGTGCAG AAATGGTGCTTAACACCTTGATGAACACCATGTCTCTGTTACGCCGTTGTCAGGTCAACCCTGCCCTCACCATCCAGCTCTTCTCTCAGCTCTTCCACTACATCAGCATCTGGCTTTTCAATCAGCTCATGAGCCCTGAAGCCAGCACCCCAGGTCTGCGCTCCCACTACTGGGGAGCCGCTCTCCGTCAGAGGCTCACCACCATCGAAGCCTGGGCAGAGAGGCAGGGCCTGGAGCTGGCAGCTGACTGCCACCTGGGCCACATCATCCAG GCAACCATCCTCCTGACCATGAACAAGTACTCAATGCAGGATGCGAAGGACATCCAGACAACCTGTTTCAAGCTGAACTCACTGCAGCTGCACATGCTGCTGGCTGGCTACCTCTATGCAACCAATGAGCCACACATCCCCCCT GATTTGATCGATGCTGTAGTGACAGCTGCCGAGGCCTCAGCAGATAACCTGATTCGGAGCGAAGGACGGGACATCCAGCTGGAGGAGAGCCTCGACCTCCACCTGCCCTTCCTGCTGCCGGAGGGAGGATACTCCTGTGACACTGTGAGAGGAATCCCTCAGGGGTTTAGAGAGTTTTTGGAGCCAATGTGCCAAAAAG GTCTCTGCTCTTTAACACCCCAGCCAAACTCCAAAGGGGACTGGACCATTTATTTCAGCGAATCTGCCCCTTCTGTAGATCACACATATTtg GCAGGACATAGGCAGCCAGAGATTATGACGATCACACTGAACAAACCTTTGAACAGTGGGATGGGGGTCAGCATTGTAGCTGCCAAG GGAGCTGGGCAGCGTAACCTCGGGATCTATATTAAATCCATCGTCAAGGGAGGACCGGCTGAAATG AATGGCCAGTTAACTGCTGGAGATCAGCTGCTCAGTGTGGATGGTCAAAGCCTGGTTGGTCTCAGCCAAGAAAG GGCAGCAGCGATCATGATGCAAACTGGCCCCATTGTGACCTTACAGGTTGCAAAATTTGCAGCGAGTTACCACGGCCTAGAAGCCCTGCTGAGAGAATCCACCCCAGAGAAGACTACAG GGGATAGAGACCATGCTAAGCCAAACAATAAAGCCTGCATCAAGTACAGCACAGAGGACCACAGTCCCTCAGAGCAGCTCCATGGAGGCAGTCGAAGGAAGAAAGAGCAGATAATGCAGAGGAACAGACAACTTTATCGCTCCAACCCCAACATGGCCG CAGACTTTTGCCTGGAGGATGGAGATAAACTTGTTGACCCTTTCACAGGAAACAGCACCGCTTCTGTGGCCACTATGAATCTTTGCTCTGAT AAATTCCACTGGGAATACATGACACTACCGAACCCTAGATCCCAGGACAGGAATGTATCTGAGCCCAGTAAACCACAGCAAACTTTCCAAGTGTCTTTGAAACCTTTACCTGGACAGAGCTCCAATAGATCTCTAAACGTCATG CGCCAAGCCCTCTCTCAGGAGAACTTGTGTACAGACAGTGGAGGCCCCCTGCTGgacaaaagtcagagcaagTGGACACAGAAGGATCAGGGTGCAAAGCGAACTGAGAACTACTGCACGTCTTTCCCTATCCGCTCTTGTCTTTCTACTCATGACATCCTCTCTGATAACAGCTCCCCCACAAATCAGCACCAGGTCAGCCGTGTAAGCTGTGCCGGTGTCTGGAGAACCCCTTTTTCACAACACTCAACATCCACACCTTCAATCCAGCCGATACGCATCGACATCCCCCTAACAAGAGCGGTGAGCCACCAGTCAAATCCTCCACTCACTACCTTCCAGCAAAGTTCTTCATCGCTGGCAGTGAAGATGAGCCAAACTCTTCAAATCAATGGACACAAGCAGAATCCTCAAAGCCAAGCTAGTATTACTTATGCATGTCCAGTATCTCCAACTAAGAAGCTACTTCAACCCTCACTTTCGTCACAAAAAttcaacacacacaaagatcaaGTAGCAAAACCTCAAGTGAGTATCACTCCAACAAAGCATGTTTCTTTCCAAGAACCTCCCTGTCAACAGAAAAAGAGCACCGGTCCAATGAAACAGAAAGACCCTCTGGAGATGTCTGATCCATGGAAGAGGGAAgcccaggagaagctggagaagcaGCAGAGGCTTGAAGCGGTGGAGTTCCTGCAGCAGGAGATGCAAGAGCTTCAGGCTAAAGCTAAGCGTACAGCGGAGGAGAACAACCGACTCCGAAAGCTCAACCTGGAGTGGCAGTTTCAGAAGAGGCTGCAGGAAATTCAGCAGAGAGGAGATGACGAGGATGAAGATAAGGATTTGGACATGATGGTGATGATACAGCAGCTAGAGAAAAGCATGTCACAGACCAAG AACAACACAAGAAGCTCTGGTGGGAAGGACAAAACGGAAAAGCAGGTGGGAACTCACCTCTCCAAAAaggaagatgaagaaaagagaG CTCAGAGATTAAGCGGATTAGCTCATGATGTTCATCAAGCAGCATCAAAAGA AAACCAGGAGGAGAAAATGAAGAGAGCGTCGGCTCCTG
- the oct2 gene encoding LOW QUALITY PROTEIN: organic cation transporter 2 (The sequence of the model RefSeq protein was modified relative to this genomic sequence to represent the inferred CDS: substituted 1 base at 1 genomic stop codon), which produces MANVDKLIMQIXDCGPFQMKIATLRPFPLIVFAFVVVGVVFLGHTLDHRCWSPGAEGLWEECGWSEVRVRDVTIPHSEQSGSFSRCERFAVDWSESQKKCDELDWQWISNATQPVACKSRWVFDENRTTTVSECPPFYSRHTHLFVFFGFYLFCFTVIIMKSQRKTALICVFLGIPSHLVFRSWLHDLNQVSLACGFFIGTFVTGYPAVRFIMHQ; this is translated from the exons ATGGCAAACGTGGACAAACTCATCATGCAGATATGAGACTGTGGGCCATTCCAGATGAAGATTGCCACACTTCGTCCATTTCCATTAATAGTTTTCGCTTTTGTAGTTGTTGGAGTTGTTTTCTTAGGCCACACTCTGGATCACCGGTGCTGGAGTCCTGGAGCTGAGGGCCTCTGGGAGGAATGTGGATGGAGTGAGGTCAGGGTGCGGGACGTGACCATTCCCCACTCAGAACAGTCTGGATCTTTCAGCCGTTGTGAGAGATTTGCAGTGGACTGGAGCGAAAGCCAAAAGAAATGTGATGAACTTGACTGGCAGTGGATTTCTAATGCAACCCAGCCGGTGGCATGCAAAAGCAGATGGGTGTTTGATGAAAACCGCACCACTACTGTTTCAGAG TGCCCCCCTTTCTATTCTCGTCACACACATTTATTTGTGTTCTTTGGGttttacttgttttgttttactgtgaTAATCAtgaaatcacaaagaaaaacagcgttAATCTGTGTGTTTCTTGGAATTCCTTCCCACCTAGTTTTCAGATCCTGGCTCCACGACCTGAATCAAGTTTCCCTGGCATGTGGATTTTTCATTGGAACTTTTGTGACAGGTTACCCAGCTGTCAGGTTTATTATGCACCAAtga
- the LOC116318132 gene encoding prostamide/prostaglandin F synthase-like isoform X2, whose translation MAEQPDSTAISCAKALSSFVEKGKALLDLAEKESREGLCQEFVRQKIRIQRKQSLLGLIEAGATLYNSLSVKRKKDAEDLWSKNTNCAALREALQDFKELEVQWDAFLQRLDDELQLSPKIHNDDHQSKCISPDTPLIDARTGETVTLQKYLGRGKKILLVLIRQFSCLLCRLHIQDLQKNQSSLDAHSVQVVVISFGCQEGASHWVKQTGCQYDMLLDPSRKIYSAFGLGASLKKVLNFGNILIYSEYVANDMEFPRELPWIQDDMFQLGGNFVLDEHGRVLFSHRCQSPIDRPSVEDILSAQ comes from the exons atggCAGAACAACCAGATTCAACTGCAATTTCTTGTGCAAAAGCTCTCTCGTCTTTTGTCGAAAAAGGGAAAGCTCTGCTGGACCTCGCTGAGAAGGAGAGCAGGGAAG GCTTGTGCCAAGAATTCGTCAGGCAGAAAATCCGCATACAGCGTAAACAGTCACTGCTGGGTCTGATTGAAGCCGGTGCAACTCTGTACAACAG CCTGTCTGTTAAACGAAAAAAGGATGCAGAGGATCTCTGGAGCAAAAATACAAA CTGTGCTGCTTTGAGAGAAGCTCTTCAGGACTTTAAAGAGCTAGAA GTGCAGTGGGATGCCTTTCTACAGCGTTTGGATGATGAGTTACAACTGAGTCCTAAAATACACAATGATGATCATCAATCAAAATGCATTTCACCAGATACGCCGCTCATCGATGCCAGAACTGGAGA AACAGTAACACTGCAGAAATATCTTGGGAGAGGTAAGAAGATATTGCTGGTGTTAATCCGTCAGTTCTCCTGTCTGCTCTGCCGTCTACACATTCAAGATCTGCAGAAGAATCAA AGTTCTCTGGATGCACACTCAGTACAAGTGGTGGTCATTTCGTTTGGCTGTCAGGAGGGAGCATCACACTGGGTAAAGCAAACAGGCTGTCAGTACGACATGCTGCTGGATCCCAGTAGAAAG ATTTATAGTGCATTTGGCCTGGGAGCATCTCTGAAGAAAGTGTTAAACTTCGGTAATATACTGATCTACTCTGAATATGTAGCGAACGATATGGAGTTTCCACGAGAGCTTCCGTGGATCCAAGACGACATGTTTCAG CTGGGAGGCAACTTTGTTTTGGACGAACATGGAAGGGTGCTGTTCTCTCACCGCTGCCAGAGTCCAATAGACCGACCCTCAGTAGAGGACATTTTATCTGCACAGTGA
- the LOC116318132 gene encoding uncharacterized protein LOC116318132 isoform X1, with the protein MAEQPDSTAISCAKALSSFVEKGKALLDLAEKESREGLCQEFVRQKIRIQRKQSLLGLIEAGATLYNSLSVKRKKDAEDLWSKNTNCAALREALQDFKELEVQWDAFLQRLDDELQLSPKIHNDDHQSKCISPDTPLIDARTGETVTLQKYLGRGKKILLVLIRQFSCLLCRLHIQDLQKNQSSLDAHSVQVVVISFGCQEGASHWVKQTGCQYDMLLDPSRKIYSAFGLGASLKKVLNFGNILIYSEYVANDMEFPRELPWIQDDMFQVIRIQYDYFVQHIYIMNSKSWEATLFWTNMEGCCSLTAARVQ; encoded by the exons atggCAGAACAACCAGATTCAACTGCAATTTCTTGTGCAAAAGCTCTCTCGTCTTTTGTCGAAAAAGGGAAAGCTCTGCTGGACCTCGCTGAGAAGGAGAGCAGGGAAG GCTTGTGCCAAGAATTCGTCAGGCAGAAAATCCGCATACAGCGTAAACAGTCACTGCTGGGTCTGATTGAAGCCGGTGCAACTCTGTACAACAG CCTGTCTGTTAAACGAAAAAAGGATGCAGAGGATCTCTGGAGCAAAAATACAAA CTGTGCTGCTTTGAGAGAAGCTCTTCAGGACTTTAAAGAGCTAGAA GTGCAGTGGGATGCCTTTCTACAGCGTTTGGATGATGAGTTACAACTGAGTCCTAAAATACACAATGATGATCATCAATCAAAATGCATTTCACCAGATACGCCGCTCATCGATGCCAGAACTGGAGA AACAGTAACACTGCAGAAATATCTTGGGAGAGGTAAGAAGATATTGCTGGTGTTAATCCGTCAGTTCTCCTGTCTGCTCTGCCGTCTACACATTCAAGATCTGCAGAAGAATCAA AGTTCTCTGGATGCACACTCAGTACAAGTGGTGGTCATTTCGTTTGGCTGTCAGGAGGGAGCATCACACTGGGTAAAGCAAACAGGCTGTCAGTACGACATGCTGCTGGATCCCAGTAGAAAG ATTTATAGTGCATTTGGCCTGGGAGCATCTCTGAAGAAAGTGTTAAACTTCGGTAATATACTGATCTACTCTGAATATGTAGCGAACGATATGGAGTTTCCACGAGAGCTTCCGTGGATCCAAGACGACATGTTTCAGGTCATCAGAATTCAATATGACTATTTTGTGCAACACATCTACATAATGAATTCTAAGAG CTGGGAGGCAACTTTGTTTTGGACGAACATGGAAGGGTGCTGTTCTCTCACCGCTGCCAGAGTCCAATAG